The nucleotide sequence GCTACGGCATCATAAATCTCTCGGCGGGTAGCCTTATCAAGGCTTTTACTGAAATTTCTCTTTAAGCGTCTTATTACGGAATCCTTAACTTCTTCTTTTGAAATAACCAAGCTTCTACCTCCTTCTTATATATTCATACTACTCTATATTTATTGTATGTCTTTTTTCAGATAAAATCAAGGCTTTATTAATTGGGGGCTTTATATTTTTTTAACAACAAATCTTATATATGTATCAAAGCCAAGACTCTCATAGAAACACTTTGCATCTTCGTTCAGCTCCCAATGAGTCAACTCGATTTGTGAGGCTTTTTCTTTAACGGCAATTTTTTCAATTTCTTTCATAAGGGCCTTGCCGATTCCCTTTCGTCTGTATTCAGGTGCTATGCCGATTTGATCGATATGTATTCCTCTATAAGCTTTTCTAAAAGGGTTTTCTTGATAATCCCGAATATAAAATAAAGCATAACCGGCATCTTTTCCGTCACAAGAGACAATATAGCAAAACCAATTTTCTTCTTGTAATTGCTTTTTAAAAAAGTTTAATGTTTCATCATATGAAAAAGGTTTAAAATACTCAGGATACAATCTATAATGAAGCTCTTGTACATCTTTATTCATTAATGCGATGTACTCTGCATCTTTTGATAACCTAAAACTTAAATCCATAATTTTCCCTCCTTATATTTTATGATATTCGAGGTAATAATGGAGCTACTACCTCAAGTCATCCGCTTAAGCGTTTTTCCATTCTTTCTATCGCCCTGATATGAATACGGTCATGCCAAATAGTTCTACGAATTACTTTTTTAACCGTCCAATCCTCACTCTCATTGCGATACAGCTTATTGCCCTCTTTTAGATATTTTTCCTTTAGTTTTCCTATAAATTCCATACGATTGAGCCGGAGTTCATCGGCTATATCCATTTCAGTACCGATTTGATTTAGATAGTAGTTTTGAACATTAACAATGTGACGATATTGATCATTAATTGTACAATACACATCACCGTAAAAAGTTTTCCGCTTCATCGTAATGTCAATTAGCGATTTATTCTTCATTCTTTTATATATTTCTTCGGTTTTTGTTCCGGAAAGTAAAACTTTATCACACCAAAAAAGAAAATCGTCTTGCTTATCAAAATCGATTAGCTCCGAATCAAATATAATATCGGAATCGGCATCTTCAATGTGTAAATCGGATTCTTTTATTTCTTCATTTATTTGCATATCGACAGCTCTTTCAAAATTAAGCCATTCATTATATAAAGCTATTTCTTTATTGACTTTCCCCCTAGCCTCTTCCAGTGTCTTCCCCCGAATATAAGCCCCGGGTAAATCTTTTATCCAACCAAGAAAACCTAAGCCGTTAGTTTCGTAGATTATGTGCATTAAAGACTCCTTATGAAAAAATATTATCGATGCATTTTTTATGCTTCATTCCAATTCTTTCAGTTTTTACGCTCACTCATGTATTTTTTTACTTCGGCAGGAGTCAACATACGTATCTGTGTATGCGGATATTCTTTATATTTCCAAACGGTAAAAAGGGGAGCGGTTTGTTTGCATTGTTTATCTTTATTCTTTTTCAAAAATAAAAGCAGATCGTCATAAGACGGAAAAATTTTATATGATTTTTTGCCCTTGCTGTTTTCTATTTCGTAGATACCGCAGGCCTTTTTTTCGGTATAATCCGCAGTACGCAAATAGAGTTTTGCAATTTCCAATGATTTAAACGGGAAATTCCATCTTTGCAAACCCCGTTGCGGATCATGTTCAATACAAATACATCGGCCGCATGTTCCGCAGATATATTGCGTATGATTTTCCAAGCAATCTACGGGATTCAGTAATGGGGTAATTCTGTTTTCGTTTACATAGCATTCTTTACACATAGTATCCTCCTATTAAACCTTAGCTCTGCTTTTTGCTGTTACACATGGAACATCGATACGTAAAACAGTAACCTGTTTTGTCATCTGTTCGGTTATTTCAAAATCTCTGCCTGTCTGTGTTTTCATCAGCAGCTGCAAGCCTAAAATCTTTTCTTTTTCATCTTCAACAAAAACAGCTGTACCGTCTCCCATAACGCTTGCATATTCCGATCCGTACTCACACGGAATTTCTCCTCCGGAAATAATCACAGCTTCCGTTTCAAGCTCGATAAAAACATGCGGGTTCTTGTTGATAATATCCAGCTTCCGCCCTTTTTTTGCGCAGTGCACATATAAAGTCAATTTGTCTTCGTTAAATATAAAACCGTACTGCATCGGCACTACATACGGCCGGTCATTATCGATCATGCCGATATGTACAACCTTTGCTTTTTCGATAATTGATTGTATTTGCCGATTGTCCGTTACTGCCCTGTCTACTCTTCTCATAAATAAACCTCCCAATCGAATTACAAATTACTCATCAGCAATTAGTTATGTATTTTCTCCACGGAATAAAGCGGTTGACCCGTTTACTATAAGATTTATATTCCTCTCCGAAGCGTTCTGAAAGCCATCTTTCTTCCGTGAGCTTCATAAAATAACAAGGAGATGTTCTTGGTTTTCTTTTTTCATCCTATATAAAATCCTTCATAATTTTTTAAAGAGAAGATATGCGGCCACTGCCTGAACTTTTAGTCTCAATAACAGGATTACCCTTATAACGGACGGAACCGGAGCCGCCTATATCGGCTTTTAAATGCCGTGTAACCCATACTTTTGCAGAACCGGAGCCTGAAATTGAAATATCCGCCTTTTCGGTTTCAAAATCCGTTGTTTTTATATCCCCTGAACCGGAGATATCCGCTATCATATTTTCGGCCTTCCCTGTTGCGGAAAAATCGCCTGAGCCGGATACGTCCACCTTTAGAGTGTTTACCGTAATATCGCGTGCAGTAATATTACCGCTGCCTGCGATATCTATCGACATTGAATCTTTAGGCATATTGAATGATGAAATGATAGCTGTAAGTGAACCGGCTGTCTGCAACTTTATTAAAGCAGGCATTGTGATAGAAACTTTACACTGAGTCGGTGATATGCTGTACCCCGATTTAAAACCGATGTTAAGGGTGGTGCCGGCAACTGATATATCCAAATCGGGGAAAATATTTTCATCCGTTTCAATTTGCATGGAAAAGGTTTCGCTATACCTTATGTCGGCAGTCCAACCGCCGGAAATGGAAAGAGCATTAAAATTGTTTTGAGGGAATGATTTAGTTTCTATCTTTCCGTTTCCTTTGATCACTTCACCAGAACAGGAAAAAGATTGGCAGCTTATACAAATAACCAAAAGAGCCGTTATCGTGGCAGCTTTTACAACACCGATTACTTTGACTTTATTCATAAAAAATCCTTAAGATAAGTTTCTTTTTATTTATAGTACTTTAAAATATCGGATATGTCAATGCTGAAAAAAACCTTTGTAACAATCAGGGGATTCCAAAGGGCTACAAGCCCTTTGGAAGATGTAAAGAGTGTTCTTAATTATACATCATTTTTCATTTTGATATTCTAATAATAATTTTCTACTCTTTTCTAAATCAACTTTTAATTCATTGCCCGTATCAATCAATGTGGACAATGTAGAATATGCTTTTTGCTTAAGTCCCGAGTAAACGGCGATAAAACCTTCTTGTTCTACGGCATTAAGTACAGCTTGTCTAAGTTTTTGATTTCTAAATTTACTACCATCCTTTAAATTAAATGCTGCATAAATAACAGAATTTGAACTTCGTTTAGAAACCAATACTTTTGCATCACCTTCAAGAATCTCAACCTTATCATCATCAACTGCAGGAACAAAATCAACTTCTCCAGCTCTAAAAGCGCCTACTGCAGAGGCATTATCAGCAATAACCTTATAGGTTATCTGTTTTATTCTTGGCTCATGCTTAGAACCAACCATATATCCGGGGTTTTTCATAAAAATTATATCATATTCGTTCTTTTTAACCAGAATATATGGACCGGAACACCATAAAGTATTATTATATGTACTTCCTTCCGTTACTGTTGATTGATCACCATAAATTACATCTTTCTTGGGATCATAAGTTTTAACATTTAAATCTTTATTAACCTTTGTAACTTGTTTAACTGATGTAATTCCGGCTGATTGATGAGCTAAAAAATTTAACACTTGCGGAAATGGTCTTTTAGTAATTATTCTTATTACTTGATATACACCGTCCTTAGTATTTGCTTTAGTTTTATCGGCTGTCAGAGCTTTTATTGATGTTGGAGCAGACTCTTGCAAAGCACTCAATATGGATGTATTAGTTCCCGATTTTTTACCGGTCTTCAGTATATTTAAATCCGTTATAGCTTCTATACTTTCCATACTTCCATGCAAGGTAAAAGTCCTATGATCCGGTGCACTATTTTTGTCTCTTGCATTATTTAAAGAAAATATTACATCATCAACCCCTACTCTTTCACCGGTGTTAACGACATTTTTGTTTTTATCCACGGCTGCAAAATATACATCATCTCTAAGTAAGAAATAATACTCCTTATTTCCTTCGGCTATAACATTACTATATGAAAGAGAGCCCTCAGCAATAATATCATCTTCATCAGTTAAATTAACCAATCTTACATACATATTTGTATTCAACTGATTAATTGAGCCGTCATTACCTTTTATCGGCCATAAAGATGTCAAATTTGCAGTATTTTGTGTCAAAATCAAAGGACGTTTTTCATTTAAAGAAGAATCATTATACTCAAATTCTTCCCAAACCAAAGAGCGTGATTTAGAATGTCTAACATTATTCTTTATCAATTCTTTGTTATAAGCCAATATTCTCAAGTTAGAATAAAGAGGAACAATATAGGCTTTTTCCGATACAAGATAATTTTCCAATTCTCTGTAAGTCTCAACATATTGCTCCGGCGTTTCTGCTGCGGCTTTGTCTATAAGTTGATCGACTTTAGCATCTGAAACCGGTAAATTATTATAATCTCCACCGGTCATAAAAAGGGACCTCACAGCATAATCAGGGTTACCTGTAACTGTAGTCCAACCGGTTATTGCCAAATCATAATCGCCGGCTTTAAGCGGTACTAAATAACTTGAATAGTCAGGCTGAGTATTTAATTCTACATTAAAGCCTGCTTTTGTTAATTGATCCCGTAAAACATTTGAAGCTTTGCTCTGATATGACGATTGAGATAATATTCTAATTGTCTCAGTCTTATTTCCAGAAACAGCTTTACCGTCTCCACCTGCAGCTGAATTTTCTCTAGTTTTACTACCGCAACTGGTTAAAAGTGCAATAGCTAAAACACATCCCAATAATCTTCCTTTCATCTTAATCCCCCTATTTATATAACTACACCATGTTGTCAACATAAGTAGTTTTAATACTATATTCAATGATACATTATTGATACATATCTGTCAATATCCAGTTTTATTTATTAGGTATTACTCATATTTACAATTACCGTTTTCTATTTCATGCCATCTATGACAGGCTACAAAATGATCACAAGCAACATTTTTCAATATGGGTGTAATCTTGGAACATATTTCTATTGCAAAAGGACATCTGCTTTCAAACCTACACCCCTTTTTAGGGTTAATCGGACTTACTATCTCTCCCTTAAGTAAGATCCTTGAAGTCTTCTTGTTAATGGTTATTGAAGGTATTGCACTAAGTAAAGCTATAGTATATGGATGGAGCGGTTTATAAAAAAGTTTATTTTTGGGAGCTCTCTCAATAAGTTGACCCAAATACATAACCCCAATTTCATCCGATATATGTTTTACTACAGACAAATCATGACTAATAAACATATAAGTAAGGCCTATCTGCTTTTGTAATTGCATAAGTAGATTCAATATCTGTGCTTGAACAGACACGTCCAAAGCTGAAACAGGTTCATCACATACTATAAATTCAGGATTCATAGCTAGAGCTCTAGCAATAACTATTCTTTGTCTGCGTCCGCCATCAAATTCATGAGGATAATTATTGTAAGCTTTTTTAGATAAACCGACTAAAGACATAAGTTCAAGTATTCTCTTTTGTAGAGCTTGTTTTTCTTTAAATTTTTTATGTATAGTTAATGGTTCTCCTATAATTTGAGATACACTCATCCTTGGATTTAAACTGGCATATGGATCTTGAAATATAATCTGGAAATTCTGCCTTAGTTTTCTCATCTCTTCACTATTAAAGTTTGTTATATCCATTCCATCATATAAAATACTTCCGGCAGTCGGCTCATGAAGTCTTAGTACGGTTCTTCCTAAAGTCGATTTACCGCAACCGCTTTCTCCTACTATACCAAGAGTTTTCCCCCTAGGTATAGAAAATGAAACATCATCAACAGCATGTAAATAACCACTTACTAAAGGGAAATATTTTTTCAAGTTTCTTACCTCTAAAAGAGGTCTTTCATTTGTTATATCTTGAATATTATCATTAAAAAACTCAGTCTTATGTTTTATATCAATTTTATCTATAGCTGTATTTTTATCCTCATCGGTATTAAGAACAAATTTGCTTATATCAAAGTGG is from Treponema denticola and encodes:
- a CDS encoding ABC transporter ATP-binding protein: MVDNKVKDTVISIKNLHVHYVTEDEIYRAVNGLNLEILKGEVVGLVGETGAGKTTTALSIMQLVPDPPGIIVDGEIYYDGKNIIRNTEKENRIVRGNGISMIFQDPMTALNPIMTIGEQLEEVVETHEKMPKQDIKKRVVDMLETVGINKERYNDYPHQFSGGMKQRVVIAMALLCKPQLLIADEPTTALDVTIQAQILNIMQDLIKKFDMSMLLITHDLGVVAETCNKVCIMYAGEIVESGNVEDVFEQPKHPYTVGLFGSIPKIDEDVAELSPIKGSVSNSSELPDGCYFYPRCPYAKDICMKEKPGIKGDNHMYRCHFDISKFVLNTDEDKNTAIDKIDIKHKTEFFNDNIQDITNERPLLEVRNLKKYFPLVSGYLHAVDDVSFSIPRGKTLGIVGESGCGKSTLGRTVLRLHEPTAGSILYDGMDITNFNSEEMRKLRQNFQIIFQDPYASLNPRMSVSQIIGEPLTIHKKFKEKQALQKRILELMSLVGLSKKAYNNYPHEFDGGRRQRIVIARALAMNPEFIVCDEPVSALDVSVQAQILNLLMQLQKQIGLTYMFISHDLSVVKHISDEIGVMYLGQLIERAPKNKLFYKPLHPYTIALLSAIPSITINKKTSRILLKGEIVSPINPKKGCRFESRCPFAIEICSKITPILKNVACDHFVACHRWHEIENGNCKYE
- a CDS encoding GNAT family N-acetyltransferase, yielding MDLSFRLSKDAEYIALMNKDVQELHYRLYPEYFKPFSYDETLNFFKKQLQEENWFCYIVSCDGKDAGYALFYIRDYQENPFRKAYRGIHIDQIGIAPEYRRKGIGKALMKEIEKIAVKEKASQIELTHWELNEDAKCFYESLGFDTYIRFVVKKI
- a CDS encoding pyridoxamine 5'-phosphate oxidase family protein: MRRVDRAVTDNRQIQSIIEKAKVVHIGMIDNDRPYVVPMQYGFIFNEDKLTLYVHCAKKGRKLDIINKNPHVFIELETEAVIISGGEIPCEYGSEYASVMGDGTAVFVEDEKEKILGLQLLMKTQTGRDFEITEQMTKQVTVLRIDVPCVTAKSRAKV
- a CDS encoding head GIN domain-containing protein, whose product is MNKVKVIGVVKAATITALLVICISCQSFSCSGEVIKGNGKIETKSFPQNNFNALSISGGWTADIRYSETFSMQIETDENIFPDLDISVAGTTLNIGFKSGYSISPTQCKVSITMPALIKLQTAGSLTAIISSFNMPKDSMSIDIAGSGNITARDITVNTLKVDVSGSGDFSATGKAENMIADISGSGDIKTTDFETEKADISISGSGSAKVWVTRHLKADIGGSGSVRYKGNPVIETKSSGSGRISSL
- a CDS encoding ABC transporter substrate-binding protein translates to MKGRLLGCVLAIALLTSCGSKTRENSAAGGDGKAVSGNKTETIRILSQSSYQSKASNVLRDQLTKAGFNVELNTQPDYSSYLVPLKAGDYDLAITGWTTVTGNPDYAVRSLFMTGGDYNNLPVSDAKVDQLIDKAAAETPEQYVETYRELENYLVSEKAYIVPLYSNLRILAYNKELIKNNVRHSKSRSLVWEEFEYNDSSLNEKRPLILTQNTANLTSLWPIKGNDGSINQLNTNMYVRLVNLTDEDDIIAEGSLSYSNVIAEGNKEYYFLLRDDVYFAAVDKNKNVVNTGERVGVDDVIFSLNNARDKNSAPDHRTFTLHGSMESIEAITDLNILKTGKKSGTNTSILSALQESAPTSIKALTADKTKANTKDGVYQVIRIITKRPFPQVLNFLAHQSAGITSVKQVTKVNKDLNVKTYDPKKDVIYGDQSTVTEGSTYNNTLWCSGPYILVKKNEYDIIFMKNPGYMVGSKHEPRIKQITYKVIADNASAVGAFRAGEVDFVPAVDDDKVEILEGDAKVLVSKRSSNSVIYAAFNLKDGSKFRNQKLRQAVLNAVEQEGFIAVYSGLKQKAYSTLSTLIDTGNELKVDLEKSRKLLLEYQNEK